A window of the Fulvia fulva chromosome 3, complete sequence genome harbors these coding sequences:
- a CDS encoding Adenylate-forming reductase stbB: MAHDLDTRAKMSTVTTTIAQPANAQPFSLKLKHHDASYLPTSRFNTIGGLLKSNAAETGQTPLICYPKEGAADFELHTGQDLDRFTDAAVQFYLANGLEPADPAAEKAPVVALLAPTTFAFVVSIFALNRLGWTALFLSTRLTAPAYAKLLDKADCYRLIVPDSRRTVVDDICKDRPGCTSVPILQNKDFRDVPRAPQFRRQNVDPVKEAKKLAWILHSSGSTGFPKPIFISNTACLANFRKSFGLRAFCISPLFHSHGLMELGRAFYTRAPMYLGNHSLPVTAQNLIDAVAVAKPQQISAVPYVIQLLAEKEDGVRALAAVKLVLFAGSSCPDELGDRLVAKGVNLVANYGSTEIGQIMTSFRLQETPSGSTCDCFGQHRTSR; encoded by the exons ATGGCCCACGATCTGGACACACGTGCCAAGATGTCGACTGTCACGACTACTATTGCGCAGCCTGCGAATGCTCAGCCATTCTCACTCAAGCTGAAGCACCACGACGCTTCGTACTTGCCCACAAGCAGATTCAACACGATTGGTGGACTACTCAAGTCTAATGCTGCCGAGACGGGACAGACGCCCCTAATTTGCTACCCCAAGGAGGGTGCAGCAGACTTTGAGTTGCATACTGGGCAAGATCTTGATCGGTTCACAGATGCTGCTGTGCAGTTCTATCTTGCCAACGGCCTCGAGCCGGCA GATCCTGCAGCAGAGAAAGCTCCTGTAGTAGCATTACTAGCGCCAACCACTTTCGCTTTCGTGGTTTCCATCTTCGCGTTGAATCGTCTGGGTTGGACTGCATTATTCCTATCTACGCGGCTCACAGCACCTGCATACGCAAAACTTCTCGACAAAGCCGATTGTTACAGACTGATCGTCCCGGACTCGCGCAGAACTGTGGTCGATGATATCTGCAAAGACAGGCCTGGGTGCACCTCAGTTCCGATCCTGCAGAACAAAGACTTCCGGGACGTACCTCGCGCACCTCAGTTTCGGCGTCAGAATGTTGACCCAGTCAAAGAAGCAAAGAAGCTTGCCTGGATCTTACATTCGTCGGGCTCTACAGGATTTCCAAAGCCAATCTTCATTTCGAATACGGCATGTCTGGCCAACTTCAGAAAGAGCTTCGGCCTGAGGGCTTTCTGTATCTCCCCCTTATTCCATTCGCATGGCCTCATGGAGCTGGGGCGAGCATTTTACACACGAGCACCTATGTACCTAGGGAACCATTCTCTGCCCGTCACTGCGCAGAATCTTATCGATGCAGTAGCAGTCGCGAAGCCGCAGCAGATCTCAGCTGTGCCTTATGTGATTCAGCTCCTCGCAGAGAAAGAAGACGGCGTTCGAGCACTTGCAGCTGTGAAGTTGGTCCTGTTTGCAGGCAGCAGTTGTCCAGACGAGCTTGGTGATCGTCTCGTGGCAAAGGGTGTCAACTTGGTCGCGAATTACGGCAGCACTGAGATCGGACAGATCATGACATCTTTCCGGCTCCAGGAGACACCGAGTGGCAGTACATGCGATTGCTTCGGCCAGCATCGGACTTCACGTTGA
- a CDS encoding Sugar transport protein 14, with protein MCKLSGSNIIQNYQNLMYANLGYEGKQALLITTIYGFMALVGQIFSIFSIADRWPRRRTVIPGWLTLASCLIILAVISALYGQDGSGNRAGQLAGIAFIFLFALSYSVFFNSAVWVIVAEIFPLELRAIGVGWSTFSQYLTAIWLIYGASYAFEIITWRFYFVFTGTNIFSAVVYFFWFPETNQLTLEQIASAFGDPIAQPVAKDLGKSLDDDSAEHVETVPQQEKV; from the exons ATGTGCAAGCTGAGCGGATCGAACATCATCCAGAACTACCAGAACCTGATGTACGCCAACCTCGGATACGAAGGGAAACAAGCGCTTTTGATCACCACGATTTACGGCTTCATGGCTCTGGTCGGACAAATCTTCTCCATCTTCAGCATCGCCGACCGATGGCCACGTCGACGCACGGTCATCCCCGGCTGGCTCACTCTTGCTAGCTGTCTGATCATCCTCGCAGTCATATCAGCACTGTACGGCCAAGATGGTAGCGGAAACAGAGCTGGTCAGCTTGCTGGCATCGCGTTCATCTTCTTGTTCGCCTTGTCGTACAGTGTCTTCTTCAATTCAGCTGTCTGGGTCATCGTGGCTGAGATCTTTCCGCTGGAGCTACGAGCTATTGGCGTCGGATGGTCGACTTTCTCGCAATACCTGACTGCGATCTGGTTGATCTATGGTGCGAGTTATGCTTTCGAAATCATCACTTGGAGATTCTAT TTCGTCTTCACTGGCACAAACATTTTCTCGGCGGTCGTATACTTCTTTTGGTTTCCGGAGACGAACCAGTTGACGCTCGAGCAGATTGCTTCTGCCTTTGGTGATCCCATTGCGCAGCCCGTTGCGAAAGATCTTGGCAAGTCGCTTGACGATGACAGCGCTGAGCACGTTGAGACCGTCCCACAACAGGAGAAAGTGTAA